A stretch of the Caldanaerovirga acetigignens genome encodes the following:
- a CDS encoding four-carbon acid sugar kinase family protein, giving the protein MANFAVIADDLTGSNATGALLAGSGFKVVTLINYENLEIFNFETYDGVIVNTSSRSIDKTEALNRVRTCASFMYKKGIRYFGKRIDSTIRGNLGAEIEGILTGLESEYIAAVVPAYPRSGRIVVGDYLLVNGLPVDRTEAARDPKNPVKVSDVLEVIKEQTAMPACHISLGTILKGPEAIAENIRHAVDSGKKIIIFDAVSDDDIADIALGLHRSRVKAVTVDPGPFTQNYFSLVIQNGDRHIEGKVMVISASTTPLTRSQLGYLQKEYKAEFLNIDGNLLLDEKAREDYLLYTADKIYDIGVKNNIFGLRVAEKEEMLIDLNAEAQRRNTTADFLSIRINSALAQIAKKVLEKGIPNLKGVYITGGDMTVAFCQEVGALAVEVSGDVLPLAAYGTLVGGDFDGLKIVTKGGLVGNTESAAKCVEFLLK; this is encoded by the coding sequence ATGGCAAATTTCGCGGTAATAGCCGACGATTTAACCGGCAGCAACGCTACGGGGGCACTCCTGGCCGGTTCTGGCTTTAAAGTTGTCACACTAATAAACTATGAAAACCTTGAGATTTTTAATTTCGAAACATACGACGGAGTTATTGTCAACACTTCTAGCAGGAGCATCGACAAAACCGAGGCTTTAAACCGAGTCAGAACTTGCGCTTCTTTCATGTATAAAAAGGGAATAAGATATTTTGGAAAGCGAATCGACAGTACCATAAGGGGTAACCTTGGCGCCGAAATAGAGGGAATCCTCACGGGTCTAGAATCTGAGTACATAGCCGCTGTTGTCCCTGCATACCCACGCTCAGGTCGTATTGTAGTAGGGGATTATCTCCTTGTAAACGGATTACCTGTAGATCGGACAGAAGCTGCCCGGGACCCGAAAAACCCCGTAAAGGTTTCGGACGTACTGGAGGTCATAAAGGAACAGACCGCCATGCCTGCCTGTCACATCTCCTTAGGGACGATTCTGAAAGGTCCCGAAGCTATAGCCGAAAATATAAGGCATGCAGTAGACTCAGGCAAAAAAATTATCATTTTCGATGCGGTAAGCGACGATGACATCGCCGATATAGCACTGGGCCTTCATAGGTCGCGGGTAAAAGCAGTAACTGTAGACCCGGGGCCTTTTACACAAAATTATTTTTCACTTGTCATTCAAAATGGTGACAGGCATATTGAGGGCAAAGTAATGGTAATATCCGCCAGCACTACGCCTTTAACACGAAGCCAGCTTGGCTACTTGCAAAAGGAATATAAAGCCGAATTTTTAAACATCGATGGAAATTTACTTCTAGATGAAAAAGCAAGGGAAGATTATTTGCTGTATACGGCAGATAAAATATATGACATCGGCGTAAAAAACAACATCTTCGGGCTGAGGGTTGCTGAAAAGGAAGAGATGCTGATTGACCTGAACGCGGAAGCCCAACGTCGAAACACCACCGCAGATTTTCTTTCGATAAGGATAAATAGTGCCCTTGCCCAAATAGCCAAAAAAGTACTAGAAAAGGGAATCCCAAATCTCAAGGGTGTTTACATCACGGGCGGTGACATGACCGTAGCTTTCTGCCAGGAAGTAGGGGCTCTTGCCGTAGAAGTTTCAGGAGATGTGCTTCCACTGGCGGCCTATGGAACTCTCGTTGGCGGTGACTTTGACGGCCTCAAAATCGTGACAAAGGGAGGCCTCGTGGGAAATACGGAAAGCGCTGCAAAATGCGTTGAATTTCTTCTGAAATAG
- the pdxA gene encoding 4-hydroxythreonine-4-phosphate dehydrogenase PdxA, with protein sequence MQKRPLIAITAGDPAGVGPEIVVKALSNKELYEKVKPVVICSKNIIEKALEITKVKMDVCPVEIDALNRLGEKDFSFDKVFLIDLKNASNDIPFGKISAEAGKAAFEYIKKAVQLGMAGLIDGVATAPINKEAIHVAGIDFIGHTEMFAELTNSPDVLTMFQVRNLRIFFLTRHLSLIKACSMVKLENIYKTLVSCHKALQTLGIESPSIAVAALNPHVGEGGLFGDEEVKEIIPAVEKAKAEGINAVGPVPADSVFYLANLGRFDAVLSLYHDQGHIAAKMLDFERTVSVTIGLPFIRTSVDHGTAFDIAGKGIASSVSMEEAIKVAGDYAFLVKNKGK encoded by the coding sequence TTGCAAAAAAGACCTCTAATTGCAATTACCGCAGGAGATCCTGCCGGCGTCGGCCCAGAAATTGTCGTAAAAGCCCTGTCCAATAAAGAACTATACGAAAAAGTTAAGCCGGTTGTAATATGTTCTAAAAACATCATTGAGAAAGCTTTAGAAATAACAAAGGTGAAGATGGACGTTTGTCCTGTAGAAATCGACGCACTTAACCGACTGGGCGAAAAAGACTTTTCTTTCGATAAAGTTTTCCTAATAGATTTGAAAAATGCAAGTAACGATATCCCCTTCGGTAAAATATCTGCGGAAGCGGGTAAAGCTGCCTTTGAATACATTAAAAAAGCTGTACAGCTTGGGATGGCAGGACTTATAGACGGTGTAGCAACCGCCCCGATAAACAAGGAGGCAATTCATGTTGCGGGCATTGATTTCATCGGTCACACGGAGATGTTTGCAGAACTAACCAACAGCCCCGATGTCTTAACAATGTTCCAGGTAAGAAACCTCCGCATATTTTTCCTCACCCGGCATCTTTCGCTGATTAAGGCATGTTCCATGGTGAAGCTGGAGAATATCTACAAGACTCTCGTCAGCTGCCATAAAGCGCTGCAGACACTGGGCATAGAAAGTCCTTCAATTGCTGTGGCAGCCTTAAACCCACACGTAGGTGAAGGAGGGCTATTCGGAGACGAGGAGGTGAAAGAGATAATTCCGGCCGTTGAGAAGGCTAAAGCTGAAGGCATAAATGCAGTGGGTCCTGTTCCAGCGGATTCGGTCTTCTACCTTGCAAACCTGGGCCGTTTTGACGCCGTGCTCTCGCTATATCACGACCAGGGACACATAGCCGCTAAAATGCTGGATTTTGAGAGAACCGTAAGCGTAACCATCGGCCTTCCGTTTATAAGGACTTCGGTTGACCACGGCACAGCCTTCGATATTGCCGGGAAGGGAATTGCAAGTTCAGTAAGCATGGAAGAAGCCATAAAGGTTGCGGGGGACTACGCTTTTTTGGTTAAAAACAAAGGTAAATAG
- a CDS encoding DeoR/GlpR family DNA-binding transcription regulator, with product MLTLERRKKILQWIKQNGRAEVGELAATFGVSPMTIRRDLRHLEEEGHLLRARGGALARDSFIDEVPYRSKVSANIELKQLIAEKACSLIKDGDSVILDAGSTTLEIAKCLKKTCKNLTVVTNDLNIALELADIANINVFTTGGKVQPGLYCLLGEEAINFIKSINVNIAFLGAAAIDSDLELYTPTLEKAHLKRTMITSAAKSVVVADHTKFGHRAFAKVCSIDAVDALITDDGIGEELKTKVEDLKIEVILCPAKSYVKNGKGG from the coding sequence ATGCTCACACTAGAACGCCGTAAGAAAATTTTGCAATGGATAAAACAAAACGGCAGGGCCGAAGTGGGAGAACTCGCCGCAACTTTCGGTGTGTCTCCCATGACCATAAGACGCGATTTGAGGCACTTGGAGGAAGAAGGCCATCTTCTGCGGGCAAGGGGCGGTGCATTGGCCAGAGATTCATTTATCGATGAAGTCCCCTATCGGTCAAAAGTAAGTGCAAATATCGAACTCAAGCAACTAATCGCAGAAAAAGCGTGTTCCCTTATCAAAGACGGCGACTCTGTGATACTCGATGCCGGATCCACTACTCTGGAGATTGCAAAATGTCTAAAAAAGACTTGCAAAAATCTAACTGTGGTGACGAACGATTTGAATATAGCCCTCGAATTGGCCGACATCGCAAATATCAATGTATTCACAACAGGAGGCAAAGTCCAACCCGGGTTATACTGCCTCCTGGGTGAAGAAGCTATCAATTTTATAAAATCTATAAATGTAAATATCGCGTTCCTTGGTGCAGCAGCTATCGATTCGGATTTAGAGTTATACACTCCTACGCTGGAAAAAGCCCACCTCAAAAGAACTATGATAACTTCCGCCGCAAAATCGGTGGTAGTGGCAGACCATACCAAATTCGGTCACAGAGCTTTCGCAAAAGTATGCAGCATTGATGCTGTGGATGCCCTCATTACCGACGACGGAATAGGTGAAGAATTAAAAACTAAAGTGGAAGACCTCAAGATTGAGGTAATTTTGTGTCCGGCAAAATCATACGTAAAAAATGGGAAAGGAGGATAA